A genome region from Cohaesibacter gelatinilyticus includes the following:
- a CDS encoding dehydrogenase E1 component subunit alpha/beta — MDRAEIVHENFLRRIGDGTLPELASQTSLQQSGLTKAQLVDLFHAQVQSRHLDRHARKLQGRGEGFYTIGSSGHEGNAAIAAAMRVTDPAFLHYRDAAFQIARSQQLPGQTPVWDMLLSFTSSSDDPISGGRHKVLGSKELSIPPQTSTIASHLPKAVGVAYSLGLSRRIRPHHREWPEDSVVMCSFGDASLNHSTAQGAINTAGWTSYQSVPLPLLFVCEDNGIGISTKTPKDWVYASMAHRPGLKYIRCSGLDLVESYACAKEVVDWVRKRRKPAFLHMGTVRLYGHAGADVQTTYMSKAEVEAGEARDPLLYSAHRLMRDAGLSKDDVLSIYNQTDQRVARSAEQAITQPKLRTATEVMESIVPDLRECPKSNGPDPEKRKGTFGLSDMRAIEAPQHLAKILNFTLTDLMLEHQEIVMAGEDVGRKGGVYGVTQRLHARFGADRMIDTLLDEQSILGLAIGLGQNGFLPMPEVQFLAYLHNAEDQIRGEAATLSFFSNKQYTNPMVMRVAGLGYQRGFGGHFHNDNSLAVLRDIPGVVMACPSNGRDAALMLREAVRLAREEQRIVAFIEPIALYMTRDLHEAGDGGWLTNYPQPGSGETIRLGEVGTYGDGTDLAIVTYANGYYLSRKAEKILKEQHGLNIRIIDMRWLSPMPSEAIIEAIGSVEKVMVVDECRRTGSQSEALITMLSEHGIKATSRVTAEDCFIATGPAYAATLPSVDGIVEAALAAAKD; from the coding sequence ATGGATAGAGCCGAGATCGTCCATGAGAATTTTTTGCGTCGAATTGGCGATGGAACACTGCCGGAGCTGGCCAGTCAGACAAGCCTGCAGCAATCAGGGCTGACAAAAGCGCAGCTCGTTGATCTGTTCCACGCTCAGGTTCAAAGTCGACATCTGGACCGGCATGCCCGCAAGCTACAGGGACGTGGTGAAGGCTTTTATACCATCGGGTCCTCCGGTCATGAGGGTAATGCAGCAATTGCTGCTGCAATGCGTGTGACCGATCCGGCATTTCTGCACTACCGCGATGCAGCTTTCCAGATTGCCCGCTCTCAGCAACTTCCTGGCCAAACTCCGGTTTGGGATATGCTGCTTAGTTTTACCTCTTCTTCCGACGATCCGATCTCCGGTGGCCGTCACAAGGTGCTTGGGTCCAAGGAACTGAGCATCCCGCCGCAGACCTCCACGATTGCCAGCCATCTACCAAAGGCTGTAGGTGTTGCCTATTCCCTTGGCCTTTCTCGCCGTATCCGTCCTCATCATCGTGAATGGCCCGAAGATAGCGTTGTGATGTGTTCTTTTGGTGATGCATCGCTGAACCATTCCACGGCTCAAGGCGCGATCAACACCGCTGGCTGGACATCTTACCAGTCCGTGCCATTGCCACTTCTGTTTGTGTGCGAAGATAACGGTATCGGCATTTCCACCAAGACACCGAAAGATTGGGTCTATGCAAGCATGGCGCACCGTCCGGGGTTGAAATATATCCGTTGCAGCGGCCTGGATCTGGTTGAATCCTATGCTTGCGCCAAAGAGGTGGTCGATTGGGTGCGTAAACGCCGTAAACCTGCCTTCTTGCATATGGGAACTGTTCGTCTCTATGGCCATGCGGGTGCAGATGTGCAGACCACCTATATGTCCAAGGCAGAAGTCGAAGCAGGAGAGGCAAGAGATCCTTTGCTCTATTCTGCTCATCGGTTGATGCGGGATGCAGGCCTCTCAAAGGATGACGTCCTTTCCATCTATAACCAGACAGATCAACGTGTTGCTCGTTCTGCGGAACAAGCCATCACGCAGCCAAAGCTGCGTACCGCAACTGAAGTAATGGAGTCCATTGTTCCAGACTTGCGTGAATGCCCGAAAAGCAATGGGCCGGATCCGGAAAAGCGCAAAGGAACTTTCGGATTATCTGATATGCGCGCAATCGAGGCGCCGCAGCATCTTGCCAAGATCCTCAACTTCACTTTGACCGATTTGATGCTGGAGCATCAGGAAATCGTCATGGCTGGTGAAGATGTGGGCCGCAAGGGTGGGGTCTATGGCGTCACCCAGCGTTTGCATGCCCGTTTTGGTGCCGATCGCATGATTGATACCTTGTTGGACGAACAGTCCATTTTGGGTCTTGCCATTGGTTTGGGGCAGAACGGCTTCCTTCCGATGCCGGAAGTCCAGTTTCTGGCCTATCTGCACAATGCGGAAGATCAGATCCGTGGCGAGGCGGCGACCCTTTCCTTCTTCTCGAACAAACAATATACCAATCCGATGGTGATGCGCGTTGCTGGCCTTGGCTATCAGCGCGGCTTTGGCGGTCATTTCCACAATGACAACTCGCTGGCGGTGTTGCGCGATATCCCTGGCGTGGTCATGGCTTGCCCATCCAACGGCCGCGATGCAGCGTTGATGCTACGCGAAGCGGTGCGTTTGGCCCGTGAAGAACAGCGCATTGTCGCCTTCATTGAGCCAATCGCTCTTTATATGACCCGTGATTTGCATGAAGCAGGTGATGGTGGTTGGCTGACCAATTATCCGCAGCCAGGCTCGGGAGAGACTATCAGACTGGGTGAAGTCGGTACCTATGGTGACGGCACGGACCTTGCGATTGTCACCTATGCCAATGGCTATTACCTCTCTAGGAAGGCTGAAAAGATCCTCAAGGAACAACATGGTTTGAACATTCGGATCATCGATATGCGTTGGCTTTCCCCGATGCCGTCCGAGGCGATCATTGAAGCTATTGGTTCTGTTGAGAAAGTCATGGTGGTGGATGAATGCCGCCGGACAGGTTCTCAGAGTGAAGCCTTGATTACCATGCTTTCAGAGCATGGCATCAAGGCAACCAGCCGTGTGACAGCAGAAGATTGCTTCATCGCTACCGGGCCAGCTTATGCGGCTACCTTGCCGTCGGTTGATGGCATCGTTGAAGCCGCCCTTGCTGCCGCAAAAGACTAA
- a CDS encoding ACP S-malonyltransferase, which yields MSRKSALVIAPGRGTYNKEELGYLQRFHADKAALFARFDQQRQAQGQESIRALDGAERFSLSKFTRGDNASALIHSCAYGDFLSIDQNQFDMVAVTGNSMGWYTALACAGAVSAEDGFTIVNTMGRLMQEALIGGQLIYPFVDENWQPIPGKKQDVLDLIDAIDGLYLSIDLGGMLVLAGTKEALVEAEQRLPVVQERFPMRLQNHAAFHSPLQNPVADLGRNLLGADLFRSPKLSMIDGRGHCWMAHGAEPVQVHDYTLDHQVIEPYDFTKAIQNGLREYCPDVLIILGPGKTLGGAVAQSLIDCNWQGLSSKQDFLDRQKSDPIVLSMGMEGQREMVTG from the coding sequence ATGAGCCGCAAATCTGCATTGGTCATCGCTCCTGGTCGGGGCACCTATAACAAGGAAGAGCTGGGCTATCTGCAACGCTTCCATGCTGACAAAGCTGCTCTCTTCGCCCGCTTTGATCAGCAACGTCAGGCACAAGGTCAGGAAAGCATCAGGGCACTTGATGGTGCTGAGCGCTTCTCGCTGTCCAAATTTACGAGGGGCGACAATGCGTCTGCTCTGATCCATTCCTGTGCTTACGGAGATTTTCTCTCCATCGATCAAAACCAGTTCGATATGGTGGCAGTGACGGGTAACTCCATGGGTTGGTATACTGCCCTTGCCTGTGCTGGAGCTGTAAGCGCCGAAGATGGTTTTACCATCGTCAACACCATGGGGCGTTTGATGCAGGAAGCCCTGATTGGTGGTCAATTGATCTATCCATTTGTCGATGAGAACTGGCAGCCGATCCCGGGCAAAAAGCAGGACGTTCTGGATCTGATTGATGCTATTGATGGACTATATCTCTCCATCGATCTTGGAGGCATGCTGGTGCTGGCTGGTACCAAGGAAGCCTTGGTTGAAGCCGAACAGCGTTTGCCTGTTGTACAAGAACGTTTCCCGATGCGTTTGCAAAATCATGCTGCTTTCCATTCGCCTTTACAGAATCCAGTGGCTGATCTAGGGCGCAATCTTTTGGGGGCCGATCTGTTCAGATCGCCCAAATTGTCAATGATCGATGGTCGCGGTCATTGCTGGATGGCTCATGGAGCCGAACCAGTTCAGGTGCATGATTATACCCTCGATCACCAGGTGATTGAGCCTTATGATTTTACCAAAGCCATTCAGAATGGTCTTCGGGAATATTGTCCGGACGTGCTGATCATTCTTGGGCCAGGCAAAACACTGGGCGGCGCAGTTGCGCAAAGCCTGATCGATTGTAATTGGCAGGGCCTGAGCTCCAAGCAAGATTTCCTTGATCGTCAGAAATCAGACCCGATTGTCCTTTCCATGGGCATGGAAGGTCAGCGTGAGATGGTGACTGGTTAA
- a CDS encoding LysR family transcriptional regulator yields MTKGSFMLAPRRYLPSISSLLALEAVDRLGAASEAAKELSLTQSAISRQLRTLEGQLGMELLVRDKKRLSLTPAAKEYVQEVRLALQQIAKASLKIKANPYGGSLNLAILPAFGLHWLSPRLGQFASQHPEVTINLGTRLQPFEFAQEGFDAAIHFGVKDWPNVDYQELMTETVVPVCAPHLLEDNLIQSASDLLEFPLLHLETRPAAWEQWLAHHDLPAMMPQGMLFDQFATMAQAAIHGMGIALLPEYLIASDLEQGRLKVAYGRSTQSLGKYYLVWPKEKAQNPSLTVFRSWLADIFDT; encoded by the coding sequence ATGACCAAAGGCTCCTTCATGCTTGCACCTCGGCGATATTTGCCCTCAATCAGTTCGCTACTGGCGTTGGAAGCTGTTGATCGACTGGGGGCAGCATCAGAAGCCGCCAAAGAGTTATCCCTGACCCAAAGCGCAATCAGCCGTCAGTTGCGCACGTTGGAGGGCCAATTGGGCATGGAGCTTTTGGTGCGGGATAAGAAGCGCCTTTCCCTGACACCCGCAGCCAAGGAATATGTCCAAGAAGTGCGCCTTGCTTTGCAGCAGATAGCCAAGGCCTCGTTGAAGATCAAGGCCAATCCTTATGGGGGTAGCCTCAATCTGGCCATTCTTCCTGCCTTTGGCTTGCATTGGCTTTCCCCTCGTCTCGGTCAGTTCGCCTCTCAGCACCCTGAAGTCACCATTAATCTTGGTACGCGCCTGCAGCCGTTTGAGTTCGCTCAGGAAGGGTTCGATGCTGCAATCCATTTTGGTGTGAAAGACTGGCCGAATGTGGACTATCAGGAGCTGATGACAGAGACAGTCGTTCCGGTTTGTGCGCCGCATTTATTGGAAGACAATCTCATTCAATCTGCCTCAGATCTGTTGGAGTTTCCGTTGTTGCATTTGGAAACGCGCCCTGCCGCGTGGGAGCAATGGCTGGCACATCATGATCTACCCGCCATGATGCCTCAAGGTATGCTGTTCGATCAGTTCGCCACCATGGCACAAGCCGCCATCCATGGTATGGGGATTGCCTTGCTCCCAGAATATTTGATTGCATCAGATTTGGAGCAGGGTCGTCTCAAGGTTGCTTATGGTCGATCCACCCAATCTCTAGGGAAATATTATCTCGTCTGGCCCAAGGAAAAAGCTCAAAACCCATCACTGACCGTTTTCCGCTCTTGGCTCGCGGATATTTTTGATACGTGA
- a CDS encoding alkaline phosphatase family protein yields the protein MSQRNVLFIIIDQLRADALFGNLAKHVDLPNLRAFMEDATTFERNYSVTNPCGPSRASLLTGRYAMNHRSIRNGTPLRHDTPNIATEMRKAGYLPLLIGYTDTSMDPRAFAEGDPILNTYEMPMHGFHEVVEMRLEKSYPWRAYLQSKGYDLPKDYADHYVPVAQGSERKINDPAFYKAEDSDTAFLTNACLNELALRTDQNWFAHLTYIRPHPPLVAPAPYNAMYDPASLPLPERIGSQADEQAVHPFFAPAHENQTAQSFVDGFPDLQVNDDVINTMRAVYLGLATEVDAHIGRVIEFLKETDQWDNTLIVVSADHGEMLGDHHAWGKHNVYDAAYHTPLIVRDPDHAAGHGLKISKPTESVDLAPTILDWADQDIPHSMDGRSLMPFLTGENPDWPDYSFSELDFGDPTEPTIWQQKLELGPSQCNLNILRGPRYTLVHFSGGLPPLLFDREGEGEMQNVANEPEMAAVLLKMTQKLLSHRMENTDHTLASIMNKPGGPVRGQRR from the coding sequence ATGTCTCAGCGAAATGTACTCTTCATTATCATCGATCAATTGCGTGCAGACGCACTTTTCGGCAACCTCGCCAAACATGTGGATTTGCCAAATTTACGCGCTTTTATGGAAGATGCAACCACATTTGAGCGCAATTATTCGGTCACAAACCCGTGTGGACCGTCTCGTGCTTCTCTTCTGACCGGCCGTTATGCGATGAACCATCGCAGCATTCGAAATGGCACGCCTTTGCGCCACGATACGCCCAATATTGCAACTGAAATGCGCAAAGCCGGGTATTTGCCGTTGCTGATTGGCTACACTGACACATCCATGGATCCAAGAGCCTTCGCCGAAGGAGATCCAATTCTCAACACCTATGAAATGCCCATGCATGGCTTTCATGAGGTGGTCGAAATGCGGCTGGAGAAGAGCTATCCTTGGCGTGCCTATTTGCAGTCCAAAGGGTATGATCTGCCCAAGGACTATGCGGACCATTACGTTCCGGTTGCGCAGGGTTCCGAGCGCAAGATCAATGATCCAGCATTTTACAAAGCAGAAGACAGTGACACAGCTTTTCTCACCAATGCTTGTCTGAACGAGTTGGCGTTGCGCACCGATCAAAATTGGTTTGCGCATCTGACTTACATTCGTCCCCACCCGCCACTGGTTGCGCCCGCTCCCTATAATGCAATGTATGATCCGGCTAGCCTGCCTTTACCAGAACGCATTGGTTCGCAAGCTGACGAGCAGGCTGTGCATCCTTTCTTTGCACCTGCACATGAAAATCAAACGGCACAAAGCTTCGTTGATGGCTTTCCGGATCTGCAAGTCAATGACGATGTCATCAATACCATGCGCGCTGTCTATCTGGGTTTGGCAACAGAAGTGGATGCTCATATAGGCAGAGTAATCGAGTTTCTGAAAGAGACTGATCAGTGGGACAACACTCTGATTGTAGTCAGCGCCGATCATGGAGAAATGCTTGGGGACCATCATGCATGGGGCAAGCATAATGTTTACGATGCCGCCTATCACACACCGCTGATTGTTCGCGATCCGGATCACGCTGCAGGTCATGGTTTGAAAATTTCCAAGCCCACTGAAAGTGTGGACTTGGCACCAACCATTCTCGATTGGGCTGATCAGGATATTCCACACAGCATGGATGGTCGCTCACTGATGCCATTCCTGACGGGAGAGAACCCCGATTGGCCTGACTATAGCTTTTCAGAATTGGATTTTGGCGATCCCACAGAACCAACTATATGGCAACAAAAGCTTGAATTGGGACCAAGTCAGTGCAATCTGAACATCCTGCGCGGCCCACGCTATACGCTGGTGCATTTCAGCGGTGGCCTACCACCTCTTCTCTTTGATCGGGAAGGCGAGGGTGAAATGCAAAATGTGGCGAACGAGCCCGAGATGGCAGCAGTTCTTCTGAAAATGACACAAAAGCTGCTCTCTCATCGGATGGAAAATACTGACCATACTCTAGCCAGTATCATGAACAAACCAGGAGGCCCGGTACGAGGGCAGCGACGATAG
- a CDS encoding Re/Si-specific NAD(P)(+) transhydrogenase subunit alpha: MKIGTPREVFGGEARVGMTPSVAKHLQKLGYECAIEIGAGQAAGFSDADYEAAGVEIIATAAALWKASDIIAKVRQPNVTETKRLNKNKTLISFFNPAGNEEGMEIAKSKGANVIAMEMVPRISRAQKMDALSSMANIAGYRAVIEAGNNFGRFFTGQITAAGKVPPAKVLVIGAGVAGLAAIGTSTSLGAITYAFDVRPEVAEQVESMGAEFVYLDFEEEQQDGAATGGYAAVSSPEFREAQLAKFRELAPEIDIVITTALIPNREAPELWTEDMVASMKTGSVIVDLAAEKGGNCKLTVADEKIVTENGVTIIGYTDFPSRMANQSSELYASNIRHMLTDLTPEKDGQVVHDMEDDVIRGATVTYQGEITFPPPPPKIAAIAAQPKKEVKELTPEEKRAAEVAEFKAQTRSQVTLLGVGTALMLLVGAVAPASFMQHFIVFVLACFVGFQVIWNVSHSLHTPLMAVTNAISSIIILGALMQIGSGSWLVIILAALSVFMAGINIFGGFLVTRRMLAMFQKS, translated from the coding sequence TTGAAGATAGGAACACCTAGAGAGGTGTTTGGTGGGGAGGCTCGTGTTGGAATGACGCCTTCAGTTGCCAAGCATTTACAGAAGCTGGGCTATGAGTGTGCGATTGAGATTGGTGCGGGTCAGGCAGCGGGTTTTTCGGATGCGGACTATGAAGCGGCGGGCGTTGAGATCATTGCAACGGCAGCGGCTTTGTGGAAGGCTTCTGACATCATCGCCAAGGTCCGTCAGCCAAATGTGACCGAGACCAAACGCCTGAACAAGAACAAGACGCTGATCAGCTTCTTCAACCCGGCCGGGAATGAGGAAGGCATGGAGATTGCGAAGTCCAAGGGCGCCAATGTGATTGCGATGGAAATGGTCCCTCGTATCTCACGTGCCCAGAAGATGGATGCTCTGTCCTCCATGGCCAATATTGCCGGCTATCGTGCGGTGATTGAGGCTGGCAACAATTTCGGACGCTTCTTCACCGGTCAGATCACGGCAGCGGGCAAGGTTCCGCCAGCCAAGGTCCTGGTGATTGGAGCAGGCGTTGCAGGTCTGGCAGCGATTGGCACCTCTACCTCTCTTGGTGCCATCACTTATGCCTTTGACGTGCGCCCTGAAGTGGCCGAGCAGGTTGAATCCATGGGCGCGGAATTCGTCTATCTGGATTTTGAGGAAGAACAGCAGGATGGTGCTGCCACAGGCGGCTATGCAGCTGTCTCCTCTCCGGAGTTCCGCGAAGCCCAGCTGGCCAAGTTCCGTGAACTGGCACCAGAGATTGATATCGTCATCACCACCGCCCTGATCCCGAACCGTGAAGCACCGGAGCTGTGGACCGAGGATATGGTTGCCTCCATGAAGACCGGATCCGTGATCGTGGATCTGGCAGCGGAAAAGGGTGGCAATTGCAAGCTGACCGTGGCTGATGAGAAGATCGTGACCGAGAATGGTGTGACCATCATCGGCTATACCGATTTCCCATCCCGCATGGCCAATCAATCTTCCGAGCTTTATGCCTCCAATATCCGTCACATGCTGACCGATCTGACCCCTGAGAAGGATGGCCAGGTTGTCCATGATATGGAAGATGATGTGATCCGTGGTGCGACCGTCACCTATCAGGGTGAGATCACCTTCCCGCCTCCTCCTCCAAAGATTGCAGCCATTGCGGCTCAGCCGAAGAAGGAAGTGAAGGAGCTGACGCCGGAAGAGAAGAGAGCGGCCGAGGTTGCCGAGTTCAAGGCCCAGACCAGGAGCCAGGTGACCCTGCTTGGCGTTGGTACGGCTCTTATGTTGCTCGTCGGTGCTGTGGCGCCTGCCAGCTTCATGCAGCATTTCATTGTGTTTGTGCTGGCCTGTTTCGTGGGCTTCCAGGTCATCTGGAATGTCTCTCACAGCCTGCATACGCCTTTGATGGCGGTGACCAACGCCATTTCATCCATCATCATTCTGGGGGCCCTGATGCAGATCGGCTCCGGTTCCTGGCTGGTGATCATCCTGGCGGCCCTGTCCGTCTTCATGGCCGGCATCAACATCTTTGGTGGGTTCCTGGTCACCCGGCGCATGCTCGCCATGTTCCAGAAGTCATAA